One stretch of Rosistilla oblonga DNA includes these proteins:
- a CDS encoding protein kinase domain-containing protein — protein MNASSGFDTTTIASGSASLAEALQHEALPLGADRYAGDQELGRGGWGVVIRASDRQLERDVAVKVLGAHASGDDNLVQRFIHEGMITAQLQHPGIVPVYERGVRREDGQPFYAMKLLDGVTLEHKIRDYHCMSPGPKKQVQLHKLLRCFVDICDAIAYAHQQQVIHRDLKPANVIVGQFGETVVVDWGLAKRIGTDADDSEQQCDSAMATLAAGTPLVSATGPLDSASLDPVETRMGTIIGTPAYMAPEQARGETDRIGPASDIYALGVMLYELLTGRTPFQADDAQTMIAKVISGDCKAPRTLDRRIPGPLDSICNKAIARRPEDRYVTAQQISDDISRFLAGDKVSSHRETLIESVGRASRRRPALVAATVVGATILAISASVTSVVVTRAHRAERFAKEEAWAAHAKESGMRKRAERERRWAHKHLRQVQGAADIWLNQWNVALEYYPDASPLRSDLLRQAIHHYQSLYYQLADQPQQQVEAVRCLIQIANLKWLSNDPIAAQQNYLMARDTLAAISVANSSQPRIQRERVRIASGLVRFDLRDDAAKGAGVAADENVVALQAALDSLAEPSSQSEVDPVVESESLDALARGQLELGRALTRAAADNAVLALQHGVRWASQLARQEPTTPLQLMAELQIALADAYRLAGQDVQAAGTLGELNDRISEALQVAPGRSDWLSLRAWTLIRWGQLQQQLGQPDRAANAYHLGLVDLAAAWRLPAEELSTQESVSNDGGLRWRALADRCLAHAIDVNLERGSVGQLAWGPLLQQLLGDESQ, from the coding sequence ATGAATGCTTCCAGCGGTTTCGATACGACCACCATCGCTTCGGGGAGTGCGTCGTTGGCCGAAGCACTACAGCACGAGGCCTTGCCGTTGGGGGCTGACCGGTACGCCGGCGATCAAGAACTGGGCCGCGGTGGTTGGGGCGTTGTGATCCGCGCCAGCGATCGTCAGTTGGAACGCGATGTCGCAGTCAAAGTCTTGGGAGCTCACGCGAGCGGCGACGACAACTTGGTGCAGCGTTTCATCCACGAAGGGATGATCACGGCGCAACTGCAGCACCCCGGGATCGTGCCGGTTTATGAGCGGGGCGTTCGTCGCGAGGACGGTCAGCCGTTTTATGCGATGAAGTTGTTGGATGGCGTCACGCTGGAACACAAGATTCGCGACTACCATTGCATGTCACCGGGGCCGAAAAAGCAGGTCCAGTTGCACAAGCTGCTGCGATGTTTCGTCGATATCTGCGATGCGATCGCTTATGCGCATCAACAACAGGTCATCCACCGCGACTTGAAACCAGCCAACGTGATCGTGGGGCAGTTCGGTGAAACGGTAGTCGTCGATTGGGGATTGGCGAAGCGAATCGGTACCGACGCCGACGATTCAGAACAGCAGTGCGACAGTGCGATGGCGACGCTCGCCGCGGGGACGCCGCTGGTTTCAGCGACCGGACCGCTCGATTCCGCGTCGCTCGATCCCGTCGAGACCAGGATGGGGACGATCATCGGAACGCCCGCCTACATGGCGCCCGAGCAGGCGCGTGGCGAGACCGACAGAATCGGACCGGCTAGCGATATCTATGCGTTGGGAGTCATGTTGTATGAACTGCTGACAGGGCGAACGCCGTTTCAAGCCGACGACGCACAGACGATGATCGCTAAAGTAATCTCGGGAGACTGTAAGGCTCCGCGAACTCTGGATCGCAGAATTCCTGGGCCGCTGGATTCGATCTGCAACAAAGCGATAGCGCGGCGTCCGGAGGACCGCTACGTAACGGCACAACAGATCTCCGATGATATCAGTCGGTTTCTGGCGGGCGACAAAGTCAGTTCGCACCGCGAAACGTTGATCGAATCGGTCGGCCGCGCCAGTCGCCGCCGCCCGGCACTCGTAGCCGCAACGGTTGTGGGAGCGACGATTTTGGCGATCTCTGCGTCGGTCACCAGCGTCGTCGTAACGCGTGCCCATCGCGCCGAACGGTTCGCCAAGGAAGAGGCTTGGGCGGCGCATGCAAAAGAATCTGGTATGCGTAAACGCGCCGAGCGCGAACGTCGCTGGGCGCACAAGCATCTGCGGCAAGTGCAGGGGGCGGCAGACATCTGGTTGAACCAATGGAACGTCGCATTGGAATATTATCCCGACGCCTCGCCTCTTCGTAGCGACCTGCTGCGGCAAGCGATCCACCACTATCAATCGCTCTACTATCAACTGGCTGATCAACCACAGCAACAGGTCGAAGCTGTCCGCTGCCTGATCCAAATCGCCAATTTGAAGTGGCTGTCGAACGATCCGATCGCAGCTCAGCAGAACTATCTGATGGCTCGCGATACGCTCGCCGCGATTTCCGTCGCCAATTCCTCGCAGCCGCGGATTCAACGCGAACGCGTGCGGATTGCGTCGGGGCTGGTGCGATTTGATTTGCGCGATGATGCGGCGAAGGGGGCCGGCGTTGCGGCGGATGAAAACGTTGTGGCGCTGCAAGCTGCGTTGGATTCGTTAGCCGAACCATCGAGCCAATCGGAGGTTGATCCGGTGGTGGAATCGGAATCGCTCGATGCTCTGGCTCGCGGGCAGCTTGAACTTGGCCGTGCTCTGACTCGCGCCGCCGCCGATAACGCGGTGCTGGCGTTGCAACATGGCGTGAGGTGGGCGAGTCAGCTGGCTCGCCAGGAACCAACGACTCCGCTGCAATTGATGGCCGAGTTGCAGATTGCCTTGGCGGACGCCTATCGTCTGGCTGGCCAGGACGTCCAGGCTGCCGGTACGCTGGGAGAGCTGAATGATCGGATCAGCGAAGCGCTGCAGGTCGCACCCGGGCGTTCCGATTGGCTTTCTCTCAGGGCCTGGACCCTCATTCGTTGGGGGCAATTGCAGCAGCAGTTGGGGCAACCGGATCGGGCGGCAAACGCGTATCATCTTGGGCTCGTCGACCTCGCGGCAGCCTGGCGGTTGCCGGCGGAAGAGCTCTCGACGCAGGAGAGCGTATCGAATGACGGGGGGCTGCGATGGCGAGCTTTAGCCGATCGCTGCCTCGCACACGCCATCGATGTAAATCTCGAGAGGGGATCTGTGGGGCAACTGGCTTGGGGGCCTTTGCTACAGCAACTGTTGGGTGACGAATCGCAGTAG
- a CDS encoding diguanylate cyclase has translation MSMLQEPTLLVDPATQDAVGSQRWLVQIHPLDLDRGPIEIMETIQIGRDSHCSLRLPDHSVSRRHAEIVKQGDHYTIRDLDSTNGVIINGQAVQSHELQTGDRIQLGSRIFRFLADHDLEAQYHETVYSMMTRDGLTGVFNKRYLLESLDREVARCRRYKRPIAVILLDIDHFKSINDTHGHLAGDEVLQQISSRLGDVLRSDEILARFGGEEFAIVIVESNRKNALDVAERCRKACAKEAFKTSAGLLEVTISLGVAAPAVDEIETRAALLDAADKYLYQAKHAGRNQVVG, from the coding sequence ATGTCAATGCTCCAGGAACCTACTCTATTGGTCGATCCAGCAACCCAAGATGCTGTCGGATCGCAGCGATGGTTGGTGCAGATCCATCCGCTGGATCTGGATCGCGGGCCGATAGAGATCATGGAAACGATCCAGATTGGCCGCGATTCGCACTGCAGCCTGCGACTGCCCGACCATTCGGTGTCGCGGCGGCATGCGGAGATCGTCAAACAGGGGGACCACTACACAATCCGCGATCTCGACAGCACCAACGGCGTGATCATCAACGGCCAAGCGGTGCAGTCCCACGAACTGCAGACCGGCGACCGCATCCAATTGGGCAGCCGGATCTTTCGCTTTCTGGCCGACCACGACCTCGAGGCGCAGTACCACGAGACCGTTTATTCGATGATGACCCGCGACGGGCTGACCGGCGTTTTTAATAAACGCTACCTGCTGGAAAGCCTCGACCGCGAGGTCGCCCGGTGCCGTCGATACAAGCGGCCGATCGCGGTGATATTGTTAGACATCGACCACTTCAAATCGATCAACGACACCCACGGGCACCTGGCAGGTGACGAAGTCCTTCAGCAAATCTCGTCGCGGTTGGGCGATGTACTCCGCAGCGACGAAATCCTGGCGAGGTTTGGCGGCGAAGAGTTTGCGATCGTGATCGTCGAATCGAATCGCAAGAACGCTCTGGATGTCGCCGAGCGTTGCCGCAAGGCTTGCGCTAAAGAAGCCTTCAAAACATCGGCCGGCTTGCTCGAAGTAACGATCAGTCTCGGCGTAGCCGCTCCCGCGGTCGACGAAATCGAAACCCGAGCGGCACTGCTCGACGCGGCCGACAAGTACTTGTACCAAGCCAAGCACGCCGGCCGCAATCAAGTCGTCGGATAG